A genomic region of Dreissena polymorpha isolate Duluth1 chromosome 4, UMN_Dpol_1.0, whole genome shotgun sequence contains the following coding sequences:
- the LOC127878261 gene encoding very low-density lipoprotein receptor-like, giving the protein MEILHRRLSLLFVGFCLFGLVKLEETCSYGQMACASGDKCVPLSWKCDGDADCPDVSDELNCPAQTCAQSEFACGTNGTCIPTKWRCDKELDCEHGEDEKNCEALQSVCTPKQFFCAADKECIDNDWKCDEVDDCSDGSDESNCTVIDRHCGEAMFTCVNGQCISKEWHCDGDADCLDGSDEQECDAKSCGAEQFKCTDGSRCIDHSWRCDGDFDCSDHSDENNCTGSEPTSTGTEQCETTEFKCVNSGECIHKSWQCDGDPDCTDSSDEGKESKCVYNCTENQFKCSNNVCIAKTLHCDHNNDCMDGSDENNCSTVWKQTCEVSGGFDCYQDGTKCISMDQVCDHISHCMHGEDETMAVCKTHLGNGTEKDPCSHTQCGNHARCITKPLPNRQFNASCECLSGYQMHEGLCKDIDECQQDGMCSQICTNTHGGFHCDCYAGYVKEKLTQCRAEGRIFLQGSC; this is encoded by the exons ATGGAAATATTACATCGACGATTGTCGCTGTTATTCGTTGGATTCTGTTTATTCGGACTCG taaaattaGAAGAAACTTGCAGCTATGGACAAATGGCTTGTGCATCGGGGGATAAATGTGTGCCGCTTAGTTGGAAATGTGATGGGGATGCTGATTGTCCTGACGTCTCGGATGAATTGAATTGTC CTGCTCAGACTTGTGCACAATCAGAATTTGCCTGTGGAACTAATGGCACCTGCATACCAACTAAGTGGAGATGTGACAAAGAATTAGATTGTGAGCACGGAGAAGATGAAAAGAATTGTGAAG CATTGCAGTCAGTTTGTACTCCAAAACAGTTCTTTTGTGCAGCAGATAAAGAgtgcattgataatgactggaAATGCGATGAGGTGGACGACTGCTCAGATGGAAGTGATGAAAGCAATTGCACTGTCA TTGACCGACATTGTGGTGAGGCCATGTTCACCTGCGTCAATGGGCAGTGTATCTCCAAGGAATGGCATTGTGACGGAGATGCTGATTGTCTTGACGGTTCTGATGAACAAGAGTGTGATG ccAAATCATGCGGCGCTGAGCAATTCAAATGTACTGACGGCAGTCGCTGTATTGACCATTCATGGCGCTGTGATGGCGACTTTGACTGCTCAGACCACAGTGATGAGAATAACTGCACAGGCTCGGAGCCCACTAGTACAGGTACAGAACAGTGTGAAACCACTGAGTTCAAGTGTGTCAACTCTGGCGAGTGCATCCACAAGTCCTGGCAATGTGACGGTGATCCAGACTGTACTGACAGCTCAGACGAAGGAAAGGAATCAAAAT GTGTTTACAATTGCACTGAGAACCAGTTCAAGTGTTCCAACAATGTGTGCATTGCCAAGACCTTGCATTGCGACCACAACAATGACTGTATGGATGGGTCAGACGAAAATAACTGCTCAACAG TGTGGAAGCAAACCTGTGAGGTGAGTGGTGGCTTTGACTGTTACCAGGACGGAACTAAGTGCATCAGCATGGACCAAGTCTGTGACCACATCAGTCACTGCATGCATGGAGAAGACGAGACCATGGCAGTCTGCAAAA CCCATCTTGGAAATGGAACTG AGAAGGACCCATGCAGCCACACACAGTGCGGAAATCATGCCAGGTGCATTACAAAGCCGCTGCCCAACCGCCAGTTCAATGCAAGCTGTGAGTGCCTTTCCGGCTACCAGATGCATGAAGGATTGTGCAAGGATATTGACGAGTGTCAACAAGATGGAATGTGTTCCCAGATTTGTACAAACACTCATGGTGGATTCCACTGCGACTGCTATGCGGGATATGTGAAGGAGAAACTTACCCAGTGTAGAGCAGAAGGTAGGATATTCTTGCAAGgatcatgttaa
- the LOC127877978 gene encoding excitatory amino acid transporter 3-like isoform X1, protein MEQDLKKRRAARKKRCLMILKDNLIIIFMVISLIVGVVVGLTVRKLEGWEYYQKRKIFYLRFPGDLLMNMLKLLILPLIVSSIISSLASLNAKASGRIGLRAVVYYLTTTFAAVIEGIILVLTIKPGNRGGGITPSGQSKDQAPLEALFDLIRNCFPDNLIEASFRRLTTVTVPFKYNVTIDVPFNATGNEENATTAQETRTSDFPSVKVDDGMNILGIVVFSIFLGAVLSSMGRQGKPLLDFFETLHIATMKLTMLVIWYSPVGIIFLVATKLIEMEDPNKVFVQLAYYMLTVLVGLAAHGIIVLPLVYFVFTRKNPVTFMYGMTKALLTAWGTASSSATLPVTMECLEGNHVDVRIAKFVAPIGATVNMDGTALYEAVAAIFIAQVNGISLNIGQVITVSLTATAAAIGAAGIPSAGLVTMTIVLTAVGLPTEDISIILAIDWFLDRFRTAINVLGDAIGAGIVDHLSQADLKEMDRLEGIEEGIQDNDVSVTTESSGTSSKENGVKFEEKKAIDIGLNNPAFTNGDLNTPL, encoded by the exons ATGGAACAAGACCTGAAGAAGCGCCGGGCCGCCCGGAAGAAGCGTTGCCTTATGATACTCAAGGATAACCTTATTATCATCTTCATGGTGATCTCGCTCATCGTCGGTGTCGTCGTCGGCTTGACGGTACGGAAGCTGGAGGGCTGGGAGTACTACCAGAAACGGAAGATCTTCTACCTTCGGTTTCCTGGAGATCTGTTGATGAACATGCTCAAGCTGCTCATACTTCCGCTCATCGTCTCCAGCATCATATCGTCGCTTGCCTCGCTAAACGCCAAGGCGTCTG GTCGCATAGGTCTGAGAGCGGTCGTGTATTACTTGACCACAACGTTCGCGGCGGTCATCGAGGGCATAATTCTGGTGCTCACTATAAAGCCGGGAAATAGGGGCGGAGGCATCACTCCTTCCGGTCAGTCCAAGGATCAGGCGCCGCTGGAGGCGCTATTCGATCTGATCCG AAACTGTTTCCCTGACAATTTAATAGAGGCAAGCTTTAGGAGG TTGACGACGGTTACGGTTCCGTTCAAATACAACGTTACCATCGACGTGCCGTTCAATGCAACCGGAAATGAAGAAAACGCCACTACAG CTCAAGAGACGCGTACATCTGACTTCCCGTCGGTAAAGGTGGACGACGGCATGAACATTCTGGGTATCGTCGTTTTCTCAATCTTCCTGGGCGCCGTTCTGTCCAGCATGGGTCGCCAGGGCAAGCCGCTACTAGACTTCTTCGAGACGCTGCACATCGCAACCATGAAGCTCACCATGCTGGTAATCTG GTACTCGCCAGTGGGTATCATATTCCTTGTTGCCACAAAGTTGATCGAAATGGAGGACCCCAACAAGGTGTTCGTGCAGCTGGCCTACTACATGCTTACCGTGCTAGTGGGTCTCGCCGCGCACGGGATCATCGTGTTGCCCCTCGTGTACTTTGTCTTCACGCGCAAGAACCCCGTGACCTTCATGTACGGCATGACCAAAGCGCTGCTTACTGCCTGGGGAACTGCATCCAG CTCTGCCACCTTACCGGTTACCATGGAATGTCTCGAGGGCAATCACGTGGACGTCCGCATCGCCAAGTTTGTAGCCCCCATTGGGGCCACCGTGAACATGGACGGAACGGCGCTCTATGAAGCGGTCGCCGCCATCTTTATTGCTCAAGTGAACGGGATCAGCCTCAATATAGGGCAGGTAATCACTGTCAG CCTGACGGCCACAGCAGCCGCCATTGGAGCGGCAGGTATCCCCTCTGCCGGCCTCGTTACCATGACAATCGTCCTAACCGCCGTCGGCTTACCGACGGAAGACATTTCGATCATTCTCGCCATCGATTGGTTTCT CGACCGTTTTCGGACAGCCATCAACGTTCTAGGGGATGCGATCGGGGCCGGCATAGTGGACCATCTTTCGCAGGCCGACTTGAAGGAAATGGACAGACTCGAAGGCATAGAGGAGGGTATCCAAGACAACGACGTCTCCGTGACAACGGAATCCTCGGGGACCTCGAGCAAGGAGAATGGAGTGAAGTTTGAAGAAAAGAAAGCTATCGATATTGGCCTAAACAACCCGGCCTTCACAAATGGCGATTTGAACACTCCCCTATAA
- the LOC127877978 gene encoding excitatory amino acid transporter 3-like isoform X2 → MSVTVSCGWNAYKGRIGLRAVVYYLTTTFAAVIEGIILVLTIKPGNRGGGITPSGQSKDQAPLEALFDLIRNCFPDNLIEASFRRLTTVTVPFKYNVTIDVPFNATGNEENATTAQETRTSDFPSVKVDDGMNILGIVVFSIFLGAVLSSMGRQGKPLLDFFETLHIATMKLTMLVIWYSPVGIIFLVATKLIEMEDPNKVFVQLAYYMLTVLVGLAAHGIIVLPLVYFVFTRKNPVTFMYGMTKALLTAWGTASSSATLPVTMECLEGNHVDVRIAKFVAPIGATVNMDGTALYEAVAAIFIAQVNGISLNIGQVITVSLTATAAAIGAAGIPSAGLVTMTIVLTAVGLPTEDISIILAIDWFLDRFRTAINVLGDAIGAGIVDHLSQADLKEMDRLEGIEEGIQDNDVSVTTESSGTSSKENGVKFEEKKAIDIGLNNPAFTNGDLNTPL, encoded by the exons ATGTCAGTAACAGTGTCTTGTGGTTGGAATGCTTATAAAG GTCGCATAGGTCTGAGAGCGGTCGTGTATTACTTGACCACAACGTTCGCGGCGGTCATCGAGGGCATAATTCTGGTGCTCACTATAAAGCCGGGAAATAGGGGCGGAGGCATCACTCCTTCCGGTCAGTCCAAGGATCAGGCGCCGCTGGAGGCGCTATTCGATCTGATCCG AAACTGTTTCCCTGACAATTTAATAGAGGCAAGCTTTAGGAGG TTGACGACGGTTACGGTTCCGTTCAAATACAACGTTACCATCGACGTGCCGTTCAATGCAACCGGAAATGAAGAAAACGCCACTACAG CTCAAGAGACGCGTACATCTGACTTCCCGTCGGTAAAGGTGGACGACGGCATGAACATTCTGGGTATCGTCGTTTTCTCAATCTTCCTGGGCGCCGTTCTGTCCAGCATGGGTCGCCAGGGCAAGCCGCTACTAGACTTCTTCGAGACGCTGCACATCGCAACCATGAAGCTCACCATGCTGGTAATCTG GTACTCGCCAGTGGGTATCATATTCCTTGTTGCCACAAAGTTGATCGAAATGGAGGACCCCAACAAGGTGTTCGTGCAGCTGGCCTACTACATGCTTACCGTGCTAGTGGGTCTCGCCGCGCACGGGATCATCGTGTTGCCCCTCGTGTACTTTGTCTTCACGCGCAAGAACCCCGTGACCTTCATGTACGGCATGACCAAAGCGCTGCTTACTGCCTGGGGAACTGCATCCAG CTCTGCCACCTTACCGGTTACCATGGAATGTCTCGAGGGCAATCACGTGGACGTCCGCATCGCCAAGTTTGTAGCCCCCATTGGGGCCACCGTGAACATGGACGGAACGGCGCTCTATGAAGCGGTCGCCGCCATCTTTATTGCTCAAGTGAACGGGATCAGCCTCAATATAGGGCAGGTAATCACTGTCAG CCTGACGGCCACAGCAGCCGCCATTGGAGCGGCAGGTATCCCCTCTGCCGGCCTCGTTACCATGACAATCGTCCTAACCGCCGTCGGCTTACCGACGGAAGACATTTCGATCATTCTCGCCATCGATTGGTTTCT CGACCGTTTTCGGACAGCCATCAACGTTCTAGGGGATGCGATCGGGGCCGGCATAGTGGACCATCTTTCGCAGGCCGACTTGAAGGAAATGGACAGACTCGAAGGCATAGAGGAGGGTATCCAAGACAACGACGTCTCCGTGACAACGGAATCCTCGGGGACCTCGAGCAAGGAGAATGGAGTGAAGTTTGAAGAAAAGAAAGCTATCGATATTGGCCTAAACAACCCGGCCTTCACAAATGGCGATTTGAACACTCCCCTATAA